From a single Lactococcus carnosus genomic region:
- a CDS encoding pseudouridine synthase: MRIDDVLASYTTTKKSEVKKIIKQNRVLVDGIAINLINHQVDSNINEVKLDGKLVQFPAHRYLMLNKAIRTLSANQDASLPVVFDALSSDINRERLYIIGRLDFLSEGLILITDNGKLGRKILEPEAHVEKVYEVVTKEPLSETAVAEFASGLVIDGTIKLAPAKLVVTSEHTANITISEGKNRQIRKMFLSIGVLVTKLVRTEIGPIKLDEQLASGDYRSLTQPEIKALSRYFN, encoded by the coding sequence ATGCGAATTGATGATGTATTAGCAAGCTATACAACGACGAAAAAGTCAGAAGTCAAAAAAATAATCAAACAAAACCGTGTGCTGGTTGATGGCATCGCAATCAATTTGATCAACCATCAAGTTGACAGCAACATAAATGAGGTCAAGTTGGATGGCAAGTTAGTTCAATTTCCAGCTCATCGTTATCTGATGCTAAATAAGGCCATCAGGACCTTGTCAGCTAATCAGGATGCTAGTTTACCGGTGGTATTTGATGCTTTGTCATCAGATATCAATCGTGAGAGGCTTTACATCATCGGCCGATTAGATTTTCTATCTGAGGGTCTAATTTTGATAACAGATAATGGTAAGTTGGGCCGCAAGATACTGGAGCCTGAGGCACATGTTGAGAAGGTTTATGAGGTTGTGACTAAAGAGCCTTTATCAGAAACAGCTGTTGCTGAATTTGCCTCTGGTCTAGTCATCGATGGTACTATTAAACTAGCACCTGCAAAATTAGTCGTGACGTCTGAACATACAGCTAATATAACAATCAGTGAAGGTAAAAATCGTCAGATTCGTAAGATGTTTTTGAGTATTGGTGTCTTAGTCACCAAACTGGTCAGAACAGAAATCGGGCCGATAAAGCTGGATGAACAGCTAGCATCTGGCGACTATCGCAGTCTTACTCAACCTGAGATTAAGGCGCTATCGCGCTATTTTAACTAG
- the rpsF gene encoding 30S ribosomal protein S6, giving the protein MATTKYEILYIIRPNIDEDAKTALVERFDTILTENGATISESKDWEKRRLAYEINNFREGLYRIVTIEADSESAATSEFDRLSKINDDILRHMITKVEA; this is encoded by the coding sequence ATGGCTACTACTAAGTACGAAATTCTTTACATTATTCGTCCAAACATTGACGAAGATGCAAAAACAGCGCTTGTTGAGCGTTTTGACACAATCTTAACAGAAAATGGTGCAACTATTTCTGAATCAAAAGATTGGGAAAAACGTCGTCTTGCGTACGAAATCAACAATTTCCGCGAAGGTTTATACCGTATTGTCACTATTGAAGCTGATTCTGAATCAGCTGCGACAAGCGAATTTGACCGTCTATCGAAAATTAACGATGACATCTTACGTCACATGATCACTAAGGTTGAAGCTTAA
- the recX gene encoding recombination regulator RecX, translating to MPKIISLEKKKRLYKVVFDSDQTIYVTEDTIVHFFLSKGASFDPPEIDKIVAFADFSRGKNLGLYYISFKQRTKKEVVTYLLDHDIPNFQIAKIIDELTASRFIDDDAYAASFIRGKVLGKSSGPYQIRQKLTEKGIDKELVLDKLDELFDFDTQVEVATHLAEKLVMTKYSRLPLKALKMKISTHLTSKGFSYDISKIALDNLELESDQENEAELLQKELEKVLRKYSRTYDGYDLKQRVSNALARKGFDFDVINRELREIDF from the coding sequence ATGCCTAAAATTATCTCACTCGAAAAAAAGAAACGCTTATATAAGGTTGTTTTTGACAGCGACCAGACCATCTATGTCACTGAAGATACCATCGTCCATTTTTTCCTATCAAAAGGTGCTAGCTTTGATCCACCTGAAATCGATAAAATCGTTGCATTTGCTGATTTTTCTAGGGGAAAAAATCTAGGACTTTATTATATTTCATTTAAACAGCGTACAAAAAAAGAGGTGGTTACCTACCTCCTTGATCATGATATCCCTAACTTTCAAATTGCTAAAATCATCGATGAGTTAACCGCTTCACGTTTTATAGATGACGATGCCTATGCCGCATCCTTCATTCGAGGCAAAGTGTTAGGGAAATCTTCAGGACCTTACCAAATCAGACAAAAATTGACTGAAAAAGGCATCGATAAAGAATTGGTGTTAGATAAACTAGACGAGCTGTTTGACTTTGATACCCAGGTTGAGGTTGCCACCCATCTGGCTGAAAAACTGGTCATGACTAAGTATAGTCGCCTGCCATTAAAGGCATTAAAAATGAAGATTTCGACCCACTTAACAAGCAAGGGATTCTCCTATGACATCAGTAAGATCGCACTTGATAATCTCGAGTTAGAGTCTGACCAAGAAAATGAGGCTGAACTCCTTCAAAAAGAACTGGAAAAAGTCCTGAGAAAATATAGCAGAACCTACGATGGCTATGATCTTAAACAGCGTGTTAGCAACGCCCTCGCCCGTAAAGGATTTGATTTCGACGTAATTAACCGCGAACTCCGAGAGATAGACTTCTAG
- a CDS encoding DUF1295 domain-containing protein: MSIVILVVCIYFIALFLLAQVLADNSIVDIAWGLGFIVVALTGFLVNQNTTPASVITLILVVIWGLRLAIHLGKRNIGKGEDYRYVNMRKRWGSKYARLKAFLNVFVLQGVLLMIVSLPILLVNTGTSTVVGWWTILGIIIWVIGFGYEVIGDYQLAQFKKNPENKGKLLTTGLWSTTRHPNYFGEALAWWGVFLVTLNESRNMWGIIGPIVITLLLLFVSGVPLLEKKYKDRPDFKAYAKKTAKFVPFIGKKGV; encoded by the coding sequence ATGAGCATTGTCATTTTAGTTGTATGTATTTATTTTATAGCCCTGTTCTTATTGGCACAAGTTTTAGCAGATAATTCTATTGTTGATATTGCCTGGGGTCTGGGATTTATCGTTGTCGCGCTTACTGGATTTTTAGTGAATCAAAATACTACGCCTGCAAGCGTGATAACGCTTATTTTAGTTGTTATTTGGGGACTACGTCTAGCCATTCATCTAGGAAAACGCAATATTGGCAAAGGCGAAGACTACCGATATGTCAATATGCGTAAACGCTGGGGAAGCAAGTATGCAAGACTAAAAGCATTTTTAAATGTCTTTGTTTTACAAGGTGTGCTATTGATGATTGTATCGCTACCTATTTTGCTGGTTAATACTGGGACATCGACCGTTGTCGGCTGGTGGACGATTTTAGGCATCATCATATGGGTGATTGGCTTTGGGTATGAGGTGATTGGTGACTATCAATTAGCCCAATTCAAGAAAAATCCAGAAAATAAAGGCAAGTTGCTGACAACTGGCCTTTGGTCGACAACACGTCATCCTAATTATTTTGGTGAAGCATTAGCTTGGTGGGGTGTCTTCCTGGTAACGCTAAACGAAAGTCGTAACATGTGGGGAATTATTGGGCCCATAGTTATTACCTTGTTATTGTTGTTCGTATCAGGTGTGCCGTTATTAGAAAAAAAATATAAAGATCGTCCAGACTTCAAGGCATATGCCAAAAAGACAGCAAAATTTGTCCCTTTTATTGGGAAAAAGGGTGTCTAG
- a CDS encoding DUF960 domain-containing protein has translation MAFTNTLSRYASFGTIQTIPGEVIDCFWYIIDNNLKGVFVLDATINFELLNNHGALSVRFSQDDDPETAVVIDFNYKFESNWPRLFHAVDNMGRETIMTPMEL, from the coding sequence ATGGCTTTTACAAATACACTCTCACGATATGCTAGTTTTGGAACAATCCAAACCATACCAGGTGAGGTAATCGATTGTTTCTGGTACATAATAGACAATAACCTAAAGGGCGTCTTCGTTTTGGATGCGACGATTAACTTTGAACTATTAAATAATCACGGTGCGCTCTCCGTCCGTTTTTCGCAGGATGATGATCCAGAGACTGCTGTCGTCATCGACTTTAACTATAAGTTCGAGTCAAACTGGCCTAGACTTTTTCATGCGGTAGATAATATGGGTCGCGAAACAATTATGACGCCCATGGAACTCTGA
- a CDS encoding rhomboid family intramembrane serine protease: MTKSPNQHFMTYVLLTMVGLYLLNLVSSGQINSALSLNSDKIITGHQYFRLLSFAFLHGSLLHLAGNLLIINNIIYPFFKHKLSPTFMLVTFCISTITTGTLLLVCYAKVPFTFVGSSAGFYAFFGLMIIYYLRSGWSTFISDLSYQPIYNNLLVWAIFVFFLGSIITSTQEHFTTFSGLYAHSVSFFVGLIMGSLIPTHLMINKPNSNT; encoded by the coding sequence ATGACTAAATCACCTAACCAGCACTTTATGACCTATGTACTACTCACTATGGTTGGCCTATACCTATTAAATCTAGTATCAAGCGGCCAAATCAATTCGGCATTATCCTTGAATTCAGATAAAATAATTACTGGACACCAATACTTTCGATTATTAAGCTTTGCCTTTTTGCATGGTAGTTTGCTTCATTTGGCTGGTAATTTACTGATCATAAATAATATCATCTACCCTTTCTTTAAGCATAAACTATCCCCTACTTTCATGCTTGTTACTTTTTGCATCAGCACGATCACAACTGGCACCTTGCTTTTAGTATGCTATGCTAAAGTACCGTTTACCTTTGTCGGCTCCTCAGCAGGTTTCTACGCTTTTTTTGGTCTCATGATTATTTACTATTTGAGAAGCGGCTGGTCAACTTTCATCTCCGACTTGTCCTATCAACCCATCTATAACAATCTTTTAGTTTGGGCAATCTTTGTTTTCTTTCTTGGTAGCATCATCACCTCGACTCAGGAGCATTTCACTACTTTTTCTGGCCTCTATGCCCATTCTGTAAGCTTTTTTGTTGGCCTTATCATGGGATCACTCATACCAACTCACTTAATGATTAATAAGCCGAATAGCAACACATAA
- the rpsR gene encoding 30S ribosomal protein S18 — protein MAIQRRGGFKRRKKVDFIAANKIENVDYKDTELLKRFISERGKILPRRVTGTSAKNQRKVVTAIKRARIMALLPFVANETE, from the coding sequence ATGGCAATCCAACGTCGTGGTGGCTTCAAACGCCGCAAAAAAGTTGACTTTATCGCTGCAAATAAAATCGAAAATGTTGACTACAAAGACACTGAGCTCTTGAAACGTTTCATCTCTGAACGTGGTAAAATTTTACCACGTCGTGTGACTGGTACGTCTGCTAAAAACCAACGTAAAGTTGTAACAGCAATCAAACGTGCACGTATCATGGCTTTGCTTCCATTCGTAGCAAACGAAACTGAATAG
- a CDS encoding MerR family DNA-binding transcriptional regulator has product MNKNNLLTIGQLSKLSDSHIKAIRYYEKIGIFPASYVDPDNGYRYYSNAHVIYLQLIKLCVTYDISLKSFNSYWDGDDKIDLNAIIEQAKLHIAEKKQQLLRDENFLSELSAELALSQNLHTKIDALIETKHEDFLLIPFEGDIFSYHYYAEFHKALAIIDRHKTTYFNKVGCYYDIQPSQTKQYLALKIQAHTPDTGCLEVLHVNNKTAIIKHIRPDEVALELTELANISCKCLILETYESPYHVVNPHLELRLLLK; this is encoded by the coding sequence ATGAACAAAAATAATTTACTAACGATCGGTCAACTCAGTAAACTATCAGATTCCCACATCAAAGCTATCAGATACTACGAGAAAATCGGTATTTTTCCAGCCAGTTATGTTGATCCTGATAACGGTTATCGTTACTATTCAAATGCACATGTCATTTATTTACAGTTAATCAAGCTATGCGTCACCTACGATATTTCATTAAAGTCGTTTAATAGTTACTGGGATGGTGATGATAAAATTGATCTAAATGCCATCATTGAACAAGCTAAACTGCATATTGCCGAAAAGAAACAACAGCTACTTCGAGATGAAAATTTTCTATCTGAGCTGAGTGCTGAACTAGCTTTATCACAAAATTTGCATACTAAGATTGATGCGCTCATCGAAACTAAGCATGAAGATTTCTTACTGATTCCTTTTGAAGGAGATATTTTTTCCTACCACTACTATGCTGAATTTCACAAGGCCTTAGCCATCATTGATAGACATAAGACGACCTACTTTAATAAGGTCGGCTGTTATTATGATATTCAACCCAGCCAAACAAAACAGTATCTTGCTTTAAAAATACAGGCACATACGCCTGATACTGGCTGTCTAGAAGTCTTACACGTTAATAATAAAACCGCGATTATCAAACATATCCGTCCTGATGAAGTCGCGCTTGAACTAACTGAACTCGCAAATATCAGCTGTAAATGCTTGATTTTAGAAACCTACGAATCACCTTATCATGTTGTCAATCCGCATTTAGAACTGCGACTACTCTTAAAATAA
- a CDS encoding heavy metal translocating P-type ATPase, whose translation MAHTHHHKKTAFWATTQCHYFLGIILFSLTFFLPVSQQVSQILDIIALLLSGYHVMIEGIVDTIKNTKANRKFTPNTHILMTLAALGAIILGESKEAALLIFIFAGAHFLEEYVAGKSKREITKLLEMNPTEARRLKPDGTVEVVSVDQLQVGDRVQVQNGAQVPTDGMITEGAVSIDESTINGESIPREKTVGDPVFGATMNGNSTFTMTVTKNSEDTVFAKILKMVAQSQNNLSPTAAGIQKYEPVYVTAVLAIFILLLVSFPILFGWSWSDTFSRSLVFLVSASPCAIAVSAIPATLAGISNLARQGILFKGGSFLANFVNLKAIAFDKTGTLTQGKPKVVAYDLDPEFTAILPVVVAMEKQSNHPLATAIVAEFEQAEQPLSLEVTNRVGEGLSARYDNKLIQVAKPSVFDQVAVKWTTQRKSHESQGETVVYIAVDRQVVGFIAIQDVPQEQAISVINYLKKEAIQSIMITGDAKLTGEAIGQAIGVDTILTNVLPDQKAANITTNKAKFGMIAMVGDGVNDAPALATADIGIAMGDGTDVAIETADVVLMKNKLTNIVKAHQVSKRLKQIVFQNIMFSLVVVFFLVTMSLIGNLSVVAGVMAHEGSTIVVLLNSLRLLVPSKSI comes from the coding sequence ATGGCACACACACACCATCATAAAAAAACAGCATTTTGGGCAACCACCCAATGTCACTACTTTCTAGGAATCATTTTATTTAGTTTAACTTTCTTCCTACCTGTTTCTCAACAGGTGTCGCAAATCCTTGATATTATTGCCCTCTTATTGTCAGGTTATCATGTGATGATTGAGGGGATCGTTGATACGATCAAAAATACCAAGGCTAACAGAAAATTTACCCCGAATACGCATATCCTGATGACGCTTGCAGCACTAGGTGCCATTATACTAGGCGAATCTAAAGAAGCAGCTTTATTGATTTTTATCTTTGCTGGTGCGCATTTCCTAGAGGAGTATGTGGCAGGTAAAAGCAAAAGAGAAATTACCAAGTTATTAGAAATGAATCCGACAGAGGCACGCAGACTCAAACCTGACGGGACGGTTGAGGTCGTCTCCGTCGACCAATTACAGGTTGGCGATCGTGTACAAGTCCAAAATGGTGCACAAGTACCGACGGATGGGATGATTACTGAGGGTGCAGTCAGTATTGATGAGTCCACGATTAATGGCGAAAGTATACCGCGAGAAAAAACGGTAGGCGATCCTGTTTTTGGGGCAACGATGAATGGCAATAGCACCTTCACGATGACAGTGACTAAAAACAGTGAGGATACTGTCTTTGCAAAAATTTTAAAGATGGTCGCGCAATCACAAAATAATTTGTCGCCGACAGCCGCTGGTATTCAAAAATATGAGCCAGTTTATGTTACAGCTGTTTTGGCAATCTTTATCCTATTACTTGTTAGCTTCCCCATCCTATTTGGCTGGTCATGGTCGGATACATTTTCAAGAAGTTTAGTCTTTTTAGTCTCAGCCTCACCATGTGCCATTGCAGTTTCAGCTATTCCTGCAACACTTGCAGGCATTTCCAATCTAGCGCGTCAAGGCATTTTATTTAAGGGCGGCTCATTTTTAGCAAACTTTGTCAATTTGAAAGCCATTGCTTTTGATAAGACAGGGACATTGACACAGGGAAAACCTAAAGTTGTTGCCTATGACCTTGATCCTGAATTTACCGCTATTTTACCAGTTGTTGTTGCCATGGAAAAACAAAGTAATCACCCACTTGCTACGGCTATCGTTGCTGAGTTTGAACAGGCCGAGCAGCCCCTCTCTCTAGAGGTAACAAATCGCGTGGGAGAAGGGTTATCAGCTAGGTATGATAACAAGTTGATTCAAGTTGCCAAACCGAGTGTATTTGATCAGGTTGCTGTCAAGTGGACGACACAGAGAAAAAGTCATGAAAGTCAAGGTGAAACAGTTGTCTATATCGCTGTGGATAGACAAGTCGTTGGCTTCATTGCCATACAAGATGTGCCACAAGAGCAGGCCATATCAGTGATTAACTACCTCAAAAAAGAAGCAATCCAATCCATCATGATTACAGGAGATGCTAAATTAACTGGTGAAGCGATTGGTCAAGCAATTGGGGTTGATACAATCTTGACAAACGTGCTACCTGACCAAAAAGCAGCAAACATCACGACGAATAAAGCTAAATTTGGCATGATTGCCATGGTAGGAGATGGCGTTAACGATGCACCAGCATTGGCAACTGCCGATATCGGTATTGCGATGGGAGATGGGACGGACGTCGCGATTGAAACAGCTGATGTTGTCCTGATGAAAAATAAGTTAACGAATATCGTCAAAGCGCATCAGGTATCTAAACGGTTGAAACAGATCGTCTTCCAAAATATTATGTTCTCCCTAGTTGTGGTTTTCTTTCTTGTGACCATGAGTTTGATTGGTAATTTATCGGTTGTGGCTGGTGTGATGGCACATGAAGGCAGTACAATCGTTGTGCTACTCAATTCGTTAAGACTTTTAGTGCCGAGCAAATCTATCTAA
- a CDS encoding single-stranded DNA-binding protein — MINNVVLVGRLTKDVELRYTPANQAVATFTLAVNRTFKNANGEREADFINIVIWRQAAENLANWAKKGALLGVTGRIQTRNYENPQGQRVYVTEVVADNFQMLESRSARENGQGGGGYTPSSQPNTANFGGNQSSQPQASAATPDFGRDSDPFSGGTPMNLSDDDLPF, encoded by the coding sequence ATGATTAATAATGTTGTTTTAGTAGGTCGGTTGACCAAAGACGTTGAACTTCGTTACACACCAGCTAACCAAGCAGTGGCGACATTTACGCTTGCCGTAAATCGTACCTTTAAAAATGCAAATGGTGAGCGTGAAGCGGATTTCATTAATATCGTCATTTGGCGTCAAGCTGCGGAAAATCTAGCAAATTGGGCTAAAAAAGGTGCACTCTTGGGTGTTACTGGACGTATCCAAACGAGAAATTATGAGAATCCACAAGGTCAACGTGTTTACGTAACCGAAGTCGTGGCTGATAATTTCCAAATGCTAGAAAGCCGTTCAGCTCGCGAAAATGGTCAAGGTGGCGGTGGTTATACACCATCATCACAACCAAACACTGCAAACTTCGGTGGCAATCAATCATCACAACCACAAGCATCAGCTGCAACACCTGATTTTGGACGCGATAGCGACCCGTTTTCAGGAGGTACGCCGATGAACTTGAGTGATGATGATCTACCATTTTAA